One Sagittula stellata E-37 genomic window carries:
- a CDS encoding response regulator transcription factor, which produces MARILLADDDPEYRVAFTEAMDAVGHSVAAFGTVAEALEALRTEAFDIVFLDVIMDGGGAITAIHNVRAHDPDIPVVVITGRSELIDSPLFTKGLRSADAKIAKTSTLAELSEVVRVLTKN; this is translated from the coding sequence TTGGCCCGAATTCTGCTTGCCGACGACGATCCGGAGTACCGTGTCGCCTTCACAGAGGCGATGGACGCCGTTGGACATTCCGTCGCCGCCTTCGGGACCGTGGCCGAGGCCCTGGAGGCTCTGCGGACGGAAGCCTTCGATATCGTCTTCCTCGATGTCATCATGGACGGGGGCGGGGCAATCACCGCGATTCACAACGTCCGCGCACATGACCCGGATATCCCGGTGGTGGTCATCACCGGGCGGTCCGAACTGATCGACTCTCCGCTGTTCACCAAAGGGCTGCGGTCTGCCGATGCAAAGATCGCCAAGACGTCCACGCTGGCCGAACTGTCGGAGGTTGTCCGGGTTCTGACCAAGAACTGA